From the Serratia nematodiphila DZ0503SBS1 genome, one window contains:
- a CDS encoding D-alanine--D-alanine ligase yields the protein MADKVAVLLGGTSAEREVSLQSGAAVLAGLREAGIDAHGVDTRDFPATQLKEQGFTKVFIALHGRGGEDGTLQGLLEFLELPYTGSGVMASALTMDKWRTKMVWQSMGLPVAPYVALNRQLYLGAEKAALLARVADLGLPLIVKPSREGSSVGMSKVTASAALEAALEEAFRHDDDVLVEKWLSGPEYTVAMLGDQVLPSIRIQPAGVFYDYQAKYISDDTQYFCPSGLNAEQEAEMAALALRAYRGLDCSGWGRVDVMQDSDGRFYLLEVNTSPGMTSHSLVPMAARQFGLSFSQLVARILELAD from the coding sequence ATGGCTGATAAAGTTGCAGTTCTGCTGGGCGGCACCTCCGCCGAACGCGAAGTGTCCCTGCAATCCGGCGCCGCGGTGCTGGCCGGGCTGCGCGAAGCCGGCATCGATGCGCACGGTGTCGATACCCGCGATTTCCCGGCGACTCAACTGAAAGAGCAAGGGTTCACCAAAGTGTTTATCGCGCTGCACGGGCGCGGCGGCGAGGACGGCACCCTGCAAGGGCTGCTGGAGTTCCTCGAACTGCCTTATACCGGTAGCGGCGTGATGGCCTCGGCGCTGACCATGGACAAATGGCGCACCAAGATGGTGTGGCAGTCGATGGGCTTGCCGGTAGCGCCTTACGTGGCGCTGAATCGCCAGCTGTACCTCGGTGCCGAAAAAGCGGCGCTGCTGGCGCGTGTGGCGGATCTCGGTTTGCCGCTGATCGTCAAGCCGAGCCGTGAAGGCTCCAGCGTCGGTATGAGCAAGGTCACCGCAAGCGCGGCGTTGGAAGCGGCGTTGGAAGAGGCCTTCCGCCATGACGACGATGTGCTGGTGGAGAAGTGGTTGAGCGGCCCGGAATACACCGTGGCGATGCTGGGCGATCAGGTTCTGCCGTCAATCCGCATCCAGCCGGCCGGCGTGTTTTACGACTACCAGGCCAAGTACATTTCGGACGACACGCAGTACTTCTGCCCGAGCGGTTTAAACGCCGAGCAGGAAGCCGAGATGGCGGCGTTGGCGCTGCGCGCCTACCGCGGTCTGGACTGCAGCGGCTGGGGCCGCGTCGACGTGATGCAAGACAGCGATGGCCGCTTCTATCTGCTTGAGGTGAACACCTCTCCGGGCATGACCAGTCATAGCCTGGTGCCGATGGCGGCGCGCCAGTTTGGATTAAGCTTCTCGCAGTTGGTGGCGAGAATTTTGGAGTTGGCCGACTGA
- the ftsQ gene encoding cell division protein FtsQ translates to MSQAALNARDREVDNGPRRSNGTQLAGMIFLLMVLGTVVWSGWAVLGWMKDASRLPLSRLVVTGERHYTTNDDIRQAILALGAPGTFMTQDVDVIQQQIERLPWIKQASVRKQWPDELKIHLVEYVPVARWNDLHMVDAEGKAFSVPAERAGKQKLPLLYGPEGSEQDVLEGYRAMSATLAASKYTLKMAAMTARHSWQLALDNDVRLELGRDDRNGRLQRFIELYPVLQQQGQAESKRVSYVDLRYESGASVGWAPVLVDPQALGGQQNSNQQQNQAQAKQQ, encoded by the coding sequence ATGTCGCAAGCTGCCCTGAATGCGCGCGATCGCGAGGTGGATAACGGCCCGCGTCGCAGCAATGGAACCCAGTTGGCGGGAATGATTTTCCTGCTGATGGTGTTGGGAACGGTCGTGTGGAGCGGTTGGGCGGTGCTTGGCTGGATGAAAGACGCCAGCCGCCTGCCGCTCTCAAGGCTGGTGGTGACCGGCGAACGCCATTACACCACCAACGATGATATTCGTCAGGCGATCCTGGCGCTGGGCGCACCCGGCACCTTTATGACGCAGGATGTGGACGTCATCCAGCAGCAGATCGAACGTCTGCCGTGGATCAAGCAGGCCAGCGTGCGCAAACAATGGCCGGATGAGCTGAAGATCCATCTGGTGGAGTACGTCCCGGTGGCGCGCTGGAACGATTTGCACATGGTGGACGCCGAGGGCAAAGCGTTCAGCGTGCCGGCGGAGCGGGCGGGCAAGCAGAAATTGCCGCTGCTCTATGGGCCGGAAGGGAGCGAGCAGGATGTGCTGGAAGGCTATCGGGCGATGAGCGCCACGTTGGCGGCCAGCAAATATACGCTGAAAATGGCGGCGATGACCGCGCGCCATTCCTGGCAGCTGGCGCTGGACAACGATGTCCGGCTTGAGCTGGGGCGCGATGACCGCAACGGGCGTTTGCAGCGGTTTATCGAGCTTTACCCGGTATTGCAGCAGCAGGGCCAGGCGGAGAGCAAGCGTGTCAGCTATGTCGATCTGCGCTACGAGTCCGGCGCTTCGGTAGGGTGGGCTCCGGTGTTGGTCGATCCGCAGGCGCTTGGCGGTCAGCAAAACAGTAATCAGCAACAGAATCAGGCACAGGCAAAACAACAATGA
- the ftsA gene encoding cell division protein FtsA — translation MIKSTDRKLVVGLEIGTAKVSALVGEVLPDGMVNIIGVGSCPSRGMDKGGVNDLESVVKCVQRAIDQAELMADCQISSVYLALSGKHISCQNEIGMVPISEEEVTQDDVENVVHTAKSVRVRDEHRILHVIPQEYAIDYQEGIKNPVGLSGVRMQAKVHLITCHNDMAKNIVKAVERCGLKVDQLIFAGLAASYAVLTEDERELGVCVVDIGGGTMDMAVYTGGALRHTKVIPYAGNVVTSDIAYAFGTPPTDAEAIKVRHGCALGSIVSKDENVEVPSVGGRPPRSLQRQTLAEVIEPRYTELLNLVNDEILQLQEQLRQQGVKHHLAAGIVLTGGAAQIDGLAACAQRVFHTQVRIGQPLNITGLTDYAQEPYYSTAVGLLHYGKESHLSGETEVEKRASVGNWFKRINSWLRKEF, via the coding sequence ATGATCAAGTCGACGGACAGAAAACTGGTAGTTGGACTGGAGATCGGTACTGCAAAAGTCTCCGCGTTGGTAGGGGAAGTTCTGCCCGATGGCATGGTCAACATTATCGGGGTGGGCAGCTGCCCGTCTCGCGGTATGGATAAGGGTGGCGTAAACGACCTGGAATCGGTGGTGAAGTGCGTACAGCGCGCCATCGATCAGGCCGAGCTGATGGCGGACTGCCAGATCTCTTCGGTGTACCTGGCGCTGTCGGGCAAACACATCAGCTGCCAGAACGAAATCGGCATGGTGCCGATCTCGGAAGAGGAAGTGACGCAGGATGACGTGGAGAATGTGGTGCACACCGCCAAATCGGTGCGCGTGCGCGACGAACACCGTATCCTGCACGTGATCCCTCAGGAATACGCCATCGATTATCAGGAAGGCATCAAAAACCCGGTTGGGCTGTCCGGCGTGCGCATGCAGGCCAAGGTGCATCTGATTACCTGCCATAACGATATGGCGAAGAACATCGTCAAGGCCGTGGAACGTTGCGGCCTGAAAGTTGACCAACTTATTTTCGCCGGTCTGGCCGCGAGCTACGCGGTGCTGACCGAAGATGAACGCGAACTCGGCGTTTGCGTGGTGGATATCGGCGGCGGCACCATGGATATGGCGGTGTATACCGGCGGTGCGCTGCGCCACACCAAAGTGATCCCTTATGCCGGGAACGTGGTCACCAGCGATATCGCCTACGCCTTCGGCACGCCGCCGACCGACGCGGAAGCGATTAAAGTTCGACACGGTTGTGCGCTTGGGTCGATTGTTAGCAAGGATGAGAATGTAGAGGTGCCTAGCGTCGGGGGACGTCCTCCGCGCAGTCTGCAAAGACAGACGCTGGCTGAAGTCATTGAGCCACGCTACACCGAACTGTTGAATCTGGTTAACGATGAAATTTTGCAATTGCAGGAGCAACTGCGTCAGCAAGGGGTGAAGCATCATCTGGCGGCAGGTATCGTGCTGACCGGTGGCGCCGCCCAGATTGATGGCCTGGCAGCCTGTGCGCAACGGGTGTTCCACACTCAGGTACGCATCGGCCAACCCTTGAACATCACGGGTCTGACGGATTATGCGCAGGAGCCTTACTACTCGACGGCGGTAGGTCTGCTGCACTATGGAAAAGAGTCTCACCTGAGCGGTGAGACAGAAGTAGAAAAACGCGCCTCGG